Proteins co-encoded in one Deinococcus aestuarii genomic window:
- a CDS encoding ATP-binding protein, translating to MTAVPAPSPWTSALRHQVERQFLELLGALDSAEPLPWITPQGLDPQVDWGFVQLSNVPLLAGSADDTHLFDFQSVLSAISTLASLHSGFRLIFLLTGEAGRYGLYLGVAREASGVGPPPEVVLTQTASIVRSHLAGLKTAVLDRAQREGLLEQLAGLTHASAVTGIPTLRDGAERYLVQSLDRFASQLRQQRFAMVVVADPLSEDGLRLAHDRVMRVITEVHPHVRSTGPALPGNPRDRLAALEGDSAVLRLLASTSFLNERARGSAAYLARHPLSLQTLGQIGQVAGQVMRRLPHPYVSAAGSVLADATGLSVQREHLDRQAQELERTLELHAERLRHGQNLGMWEVGVYLLSDGEDTDQLGASLLRSVGSGARTYLEPIRIQHLGGLRRPQKPRAAIQLLQFPMLDPSVFGLKQTHPLGEAHQRLTTVLNTNELSLWMSLPGRDLPGISARPRPPRFATDFAPRSEGVQFGHLMDGGEALHHELRLASADLTRHMFITGLTGSGKSTTSRWLLGQLLERRTPLLIIEPAKTEYLEWGLRLRRRGVPVRLYCPGRTRHQGEALDELALNPFEVPEGYEVLSHVDRLKAVMTAAFPMQEVLPILLEAALMRVYEEQGWLDDDRLPDLPPPRLRDLEQAVVRTLGDRESGYAEEVRRNLQTALLHRLRSLRQGFKGRLLDQPRSTPLAELFDGVAVVNLSTLTADADKSLVMGLLMGLLYEHRIVQGASPDGGLRHVTMVEEAHRILRAPRGDPHSPQAHTAEAFADLLAEVRAYGEGLIIVDQVPAKLIPDALKNTFVKVVHRLQARDDQEALAAAMGLTPEQVAAIPLLEQGQAIVQAGHRAALVQIPAPREEA from the coding sequence GTGACGGCCGTCCCGGCCCCGTCGCCCTGGACATCCGCGCTGCGCCACCAGGTGGAACGTCAGTTTCTGGAATTGCTGGGCGCGCTGGACTCGGCCGAGCCGCTGCCCTGGATCACGCCGCAGGGGCTGGACCCGCAGGTCGACTGGGGGTTTGTCCAGCTCAGCAACGTTCCCCTGCTGGCCGGCAGCGCGGACGACACCCACCTGTTCGACTTTCAGAGCGTGTTGAGCGCCATCAGCACGCTGGCGTCCCTGCACAGCGGCTTCCGGCTGATCTTCCTGCTCACGGGAGAGGCGGGCCGGTACGGGCTGTACCTGGGCGTGGCCCGCGAGGCCTCGGGCGTGGGGCCGCCGCCGGAGGTGGTGCTGACCCAGACGGCCTCGATCGTCCGCAGCCACCTGGCGGGGTTGAAGACGGCCGTCCTGGACCGCGCGCAGCGGGAGGGGCTGCTCGAGCAGCTGGCCGGGCTCACCCACGCGAGCGCCGTGACCGGGATTCCGACGCTGAGGGACGGCGCCGAGCGCTATCTGGTGCAGTCCCTGGACCGCTTCGCGAGCCAGTTGCGCCAGCAGCGCTTCGCCATGGTCGTGGTGGCCGACCCCCTCTCCGAGGACGGCCTGCGCCTGGCCCACGACCGCGTGATGCGGGTCATCACCGAGGTGCACCCCCACGTGAGGAGCACGGGGCCGGCGCTGCCCGGCAACCCCCGGGACCGCTTGGCGGCCCTGGAGGGGGACTCCGCCGTCCTGCGCCTGCTGGCCTCGACCTCCTTCCTGAACGAGCGGGCCCGGGGAAGTGCCGCGTACCTGGCGCGCCACCCGCTCTCCCTGCAGACGTTGGGCCAGATCGGGCAGGTGGCGGGCCAGGTGATGAGGCGGCTGCCCCATCCCTACGTCAGCGCGGCGGGGAGCGTGCTGGCCGACGCCACCGGCCTGTCGGTGCAGCGCGAACACCTGGACCGCCAGGCCCAGGAGCTCGAGCGCACCCTCGAGCTGCACGCGGAGCGGCTGCGGCACGGGCAGAACCTGGGCATGTGGGAGGTCGGCGTGTACCTGCTCAGCGACGGCGAGGACACCGACCAACTGGGCGCCAGCCTCCTGCGCAGCGTCGGCTCCGGGGCCCGCACGTACCTCGAGCCGATCCGCATCCAGCACCTGGGGGGCCTGCGCCGCCCGCAAAAGCCCCGCGCCGCGATTCAGCTGCTGCAGTTTCCCATGCTCGACCCCTCGGTCTTCGGCCTCAAGCAGACGCACCCCCTCGGTGAGGCCCACCAGCGGCTGACCACCGTGCTCAACACGAACGAACTCTCCCTCTGGATGAGCCTGCCGGGGCGCGACCTGCCGGGCATCAGCGCCCGGCCGCGCCCACCGCGCTTCGCCACCGACTTCGCCCCGCGTTCCGAGGGGGTCCAGTTCGGGCACCTGATGGACGGCGGCGAGGCGCTGCACCACGAACTCCGGCTCGCCAGCGCGGACCTCACCCGGCACATGTTCATCACCGGCCTGACCGGCAGCGGCAAGAGCACCACCAGCCGCTGGTTGCTGGGCCAGCTGCTGGAGCGGCGGACCCCCCTGCTGATCATCGAGCCGGCGAAGACCGAGTACCTCGAGTGGGGGCTGCGGCTGCGGCGGCGGGGCGTGCCCGTCCGCCTGTACTGCCCGGGCCGGACCCGGCACCAGGGCGAGGCGCTCGACGAGCTCGCCCTGAACCCCTTCGAGGTGCCGGAGGGCTACGAGGTGCTGAGCCACGTCGACCGGCTCAAGGCGGTGATGACGGCCGCCTTTCCCATGCAGGAGGTGCTGCCGATCCTGCTGGAGGCCGCCCTGATGCGGGTGTACGAGGAGCAGGGCTGGCTGGACGACGACCGCCTGCCCGACCTGCCGCCCCCCAGGCTGCGCGACCTCGAGCAGGCGGTCGTCCGGACCCTGGGGGACCGGGAGAGCGGCTACGCGGAGGAGGTGCGCCGCAACCTGCAGACCGCGCTGCTGCACCGGCTGCGCAGCCTGCGGCAGGGCTTCAAGGGCCGGCTGCTCGACCAGCCGCGCAGCACGCCACTCGCCGAGCTGTTCGACGGCGTGGCGGTGGTCAACCTCAGCACCCTGACGGCCGACGCGGACAAGAGCCTGGTGATGGGCCTCCTGATGGGCCTGCTCTACGAGCACCGCATCGTGCAGGGCGCCTCCCCGGACGGCGGGCTCCGGCACGTCACGATGGTGGAGGAGGCCCACCGCATCCTGCGCGCCCCCCGGGGCGACCCCCACTCGCCGCAGGCCCACACGGCGGAGGCGTTCGCGGACCTGCTCGCCGAGGTCCGGGCCTACGGGGAGGGGCTGATCATCGTGGACCAGGTGCCGGCCAAGCTGATCCCGGACGCGCTGAAAAACACCTTTGTCAAGGTGGTCCACCGCCTGCAGGCCCGCGATGACCAGGAGGCTCTGGCCGCGGCCATGGGGCTGACCCCCGAGCAGGTGGCGGCCATCCCGCTACTCGAGCAGGGCCAGGCCATCGTGCAGGCCGGCCACCGCGCGGCCCTGGTGCAGATCCCCGCCCCGCGGGAGGAGGCGTGA